In Streptomyces sp. DG2A-72, one genomic interval encodes:
- the rpsR gene encoding 30S ribosomal protein S18 — MARKPERKPAKHRPNPLDQAKVEYIDYKDTDLLRKFISDRGKIRSRRVTRVSAQQQRLLARAIKNAREMALLPYASR, encoded by the coding sequence ATGGCCCGCAAGCCCGAACGCAAGCCCGCCAAGCACCGCCCCAACCCGCTGGACCAGGCCAAGGTCGAGTACATCGACTACAAGGACACCGACCTGCTGCGGAAGTTCATCTCCGACCGCGGAAAGATCCGCAGCCGCCGCGTCACCCGCGTCTCCGCCCAGCAGCAGCGCCTGCTGGCCCGCGCGATCAAGAACGCACGCGAGATGGCACTGCTCCCGTACGCGAGCCGCTGA